In a single window of the Schistocerca americana isolate TAMUIC-IGC-003095 unplaced genomic scaffold, iqSchAmer2.1 HiC_scaffold_15, whole genome shotgun sequence genome:
- the LOC124569455 gene encoding multifunctional protein ADE2-like produces the protein MAGEGNYKLGKLVIEGKTKKVWALEDSPDLVYVESKDRITAGDGVKAHDLEGKAAVSNRTNCKVFELLNSVGLKTSFVKHAGEKAFIAKKCEMVPIEWVTRRLATGSFLKRHPGVPEGYRFNPPLQETFYKDDANHDPQWSEEQIISANFNLNGVVIGQDEVDIMRKTTVVVFEVLEKAWAEKDCALIDMKIEFGIDSSGQILISDVIDSDSWRLWPSGDKRLMKDKQVYRNLSKVTDEDLATVKRNFIWVAEQLETIIPVPKCLVVILMGSPADEKHSSVIADNLKAMGIPCEMRVTSAHKNTDEALKITAFYEGCGQKVVFIAVAGRSNGLGPVLSGNTSFPVINCPPVRADNVAQDIWSSLNIPSGLGCTTVVYPEAAALAAAQIHGLCDYVVWSRLRVKKLQNFINLKVADKKMRNLNVQ, from the exons ATGGCTGGAGAAG gAAACTACAAGTTGGGTAAACTTGTGATTGAAGGAAAGACTAAGAAAGTGTGGGCTCTAGAAGACTCACCTGATCTGGTTTATGTTGAAAGTAAAGATCGAATCACAGCAGGAGATGGTGTGAAAGCTCATGACTTGGAGGGTAAAGCAGCCGTATCAAACAGAacgaactgcaaagtttttgagcTACTCAATTCAGTTG GGCTAAAAACTTCATTTGTGAAGCATGCGGGTGAGAAGGCATTCATTGCTAAGAAGTGTGAAATGGTGCCAATTGAATGGGTAACGCGAAGATTAGCAACAGGTTCATTTTTGAAGAGGCATCCTGGAGTTCCTGAAGGGTATCGCTTTAACCCACCTCTGCAAGAAACCTTTTACAAG GATGATGCTAATCATGATCCACAGTGGTCAGAAGAACAGATAATATCAGCAAACTTCAACTTAAATGGTGTAGTGATTGGCCAGGATGAGGTTGATATAATGCGCAAAACAACTGTTGTTGTCTTTGAAGTTTTAGAAAAAGCATGGGCTGAAAAAGATTGTGCTCTCATAGATATGAAAATAGAATTTGGAATTGATTCCTCTG GGCAGATTTTAATATCAGATGTAATTGATAGTGACTCTTGGAGACTGTGGCCCTCAGGAGACAAACGCCTGATGAAGGATAAGCAGGTGTATCGAAATCTGAGTAAGGTTACGGATGAGGATCTTGCTACAGTTAAGAGAAATTTCATCTGGGTTGCTGAGCAGTTAGAAACTATAATACCAGTTCCAAAGTGTTTG GTCGTTATACTTATGGGCTCTCCAGCAGATGAAAAACATTCTTCAGTTATTGCAGACAACTTGAAAGCTATGGGTATTCCATGTGAAATGAGAGTAACGTCTGCACATAAGAACACAGATGAAGCTCTTAAAATAACTGCATTTTATGAAG GTTGTGGCCAGAAAGTAGTATTCATTGCCGTTGCTGGGCGAAGCAATGGTCTTGGACCTGTTCTTTCAGGAAACACATCTTTCCCAGTTATCAATTGCCCACCTGTGAGAGCAGATAATGTCGCACAGGACATTTGGTCTTCATTAAATATACCATCGG GCTTAGGGTGCACAACTGTGGTGTATCCTGAAGCTGCTGCCTTGGCCGCAGCTCAGATTCACGGTTTGTGTGACTATGTTGTGTGGTCACGTCTTAGAGTGAAGAAGCTGCAGAACTTCATCAATCTGAAAGTTGCAGATAAAAAGATGAGAAATCTCAATGTGCAATGA